Proteins encoded together in one Acidimicrobiia bacterium window:
- a CDS encoding type II toxin-antitoxin system VapC family toxin has translation MSAERVTYLDSSAIVKLALREQESRVLRQYLRRRAPYVSSALARVEVARTLLPLGVPALERGRVVLARVELVRITDRVLRTAGELLPSELRSLDAIHLATAEELRVARIVTYDDRLAAAAEAMGWTVAAPA, from the coding sequence ATGAGCGCTGAGCGCGTCACCTACCTCGATTCGTCGGCGATCGTGAAGCTCGCGCTGCGAGAGCAAGAGTCTCGCGTGCTCCGGCAATATCTCCGTCGGCGCGCGCCGTACGTGTCGAGTGCACTCGCGCGCGTCGAGGTCGCGCGTACGCTACTGCCTCTCGGCGTACCCGCGCTGGAACGCGGTCGAGTCGTACTTGCTCGGGTAGAGCTCGTGCGCATCACTGACCGCGTCCTGCGGACCGCCGGGGAACTCCTTCCCTCCGAGTTGCGATCACTCGATGCGATTCACCTGGCAACCGCGGAAGAACTTCGAGTTGCTCGCATCGTCACGTACGACGACCGTCTCGCCGCCGCGGCGGAGGCCATGGGTTGGACGGTCGCGGCACCTGCGTAG
- a CDS encoding cytochrome P450, with the protein MTGDPIPTGSADPPTFNPLDPGFSANPYPQYRLMVEQNPVQRSLFGPWMLFRYDDCFRFLRDPTLSVEDASVEGVNPRAELRAQVLGDRARRGTRSILSIDPPDHTRIRGIVQRVFTPRAIERLAPRVQELVDDALDAVVTRGNGKPDADMEVVGDLAFPLPFQVISDMLGMPDADRDELRGWAHTLTLGLEPVLAQLHINDIMEASDHMTDHVLEAIEWKRAHPADDLLTALIDAEHEGERLTADELVDQVVLLFVAGHETTVNLIGNGTLALLRNRAQLERWQRDPSIAASAVDELLRYDSPVQFSRRVTTADVEIEGRTIAAGTFVFVVLGSANRDPAHWGDDADTLDLTRSGAAQHLAFGSGIHHCLGAALARLEGRIALGTLVERFPGMELATSELEWNGRLVLRGLDELPVALG; encoded by the coding sequence GTGACTGGTGATCCTATCCCCACCGGCTCCGCGGATCCGCCCACCTTCAATCCGCTCGACCCCGGTTTCTCGGCAAACCCTTACCCGCAGTACCGGCTGATGGTGGAACAGAACCCCGTGCAGCGGAGCCTGTTCGGCCCGTGGATGCTCTTCCGGTACGACGACTGCTTCCGGTTCCTGCGCGACCCGACGCTCAGCGTGGAAGACGCGAGCGTGGAGGGCGTCAACCCGCGCGCCGAGCTGCGGGCGCAGGTGCTCGGCGATCGCGCCCGGCGCGGCACCCGCAGCATCCTCAGTATCGACCCCCCGGACCACACGCGGATCCGCGGGATCGTGCAGAGAGTCTTCACCCCGCGCGCGATCGAACGGCTCGCACCGCGCGTGCAGGAACTGGTCGATGACGCACTCGATGCCGTGGTCACGCGCGGGAACGGCAAGCCGGATGCCGACATGGAGGTCGTCGGCGACCTCGCGTTCCCACTCCCCTTCCAGGTGATCTCCGACATGCTCGGGATGCCGGATGCCGACCGCGACGAGCTCCGCGGCTGGGCGCACACGCTCACGCTCGGCCTCGAACCTGTCCTCGCGCAGCTGCACATCAACGACATCATGGAAGCGTCCGATCACATGACAGACCACGTCCTCGAAGCGATCGAGTGGAAGCGCGCGCACCCGGCCGACGACCTCCTCACCGCGCTCATCGACGCCGAACACGAAGGCGAGCGGCTCACCGCCGACGAGCTCGTCGACCAGGTGGTGCTGCTGTTCGTCGCGGGCCACGAGACCACCGTCAACCTCATCGGCAACGGAACGCTCGCGCTGCTCCGCAACCGCGCGCAGCTCGAACGGTGGCAGCGTGACCCGTCGATCGCGGCGAGCGCGGTCGACGAGCTGTTGCGCTACGACTCGCCGGTGCAGTTCTCGCGGCGCGTCACCACCGCCGACGTCGAGATCGAAGGTCGCACGATTGCCGCAGGCACGTTCGTGTTCGTCGTGCTCGGTTCGGCCAATCGCGACCCCGCGCACTGGGGCGACGACGCCGACACCCTCGATCTCACCCGTAGCGGAGCTGCGCAGCATCTCGCGTTCGGCAGCGGGATCCACCACTGCCTGGGCGCCGCGCTCGCTCGCCTCGAAGGGCGGATCGCGCTCGGCACACTCGTCGAGCGCTTCCCGGGGATGGAGCTGGCCACGAGCGAGCTCGAGTGGAACGGCCGGCTCGTCCTCCGCGGCCTCGACGAGCTCCCGGTGGCGCTGGGCTGA
- a CDS encoding alanine--glyoxylate aminotransferase family protein: MPITDRLLLGPGPSNPYPEATAALARPLLGHMDPEFLAILDETMARLRTVFRTENSLTLPISGTGSAGMEACFVNLVEPGDTVIIGANGVFGDRMCEVARRSGAEVVRVEERWGLPLDPQRLLDAQREHPGARVVAVVHAETSTGVENDIDPLRALQDTDTLLLVDTVTSLGGIPVEVDGWGIDASYSGTQKCLGVPPGLSPLTFSDRAVARLQSREHPPQSWYLDLSLIANYVAGASRVYHHTAPVVTIFALHAALGALLDEGLEAAWARHRAVGARLQAQLPELGFRLVVPEGHRLPELTTAWLPDGADDATLRKALLETYGIEVGGGLGEFAGKAWRIGLMGNSARERSVTTLLGALRDLLA, from the coding sequence GTGCCGATCACCGACCGTCTGCTCCTCGGCCCCGGCCCCTCGAACCCGTACCCGGAGGCCACCGCCGCGCTCGCCCGACCCCTGCTCGGGCACATGGATCCCGAGTTCCTCGCGATCCTCGACGAGACGATGGCGCGCCTGCGCACGGTGTTCCGCACCGAGAACTCGCTCACACTGCCGATCTCGGGCACCGGTTCGGCGGGGATGGAAGCGTGCTTCGTGAACCTCGTCGAGCCGGGCGACACCGTGATCATCGGGGCCAACGGTGTGTTCGGCGACCGCATGTGCGAAGTGGCGCGCCGCAGTGGCGCGGAGGTCGTGCGCGTCGAGGAGCGTTGGGGACTGCCGCTCGATCCGCAACGACTGCTCGACGCGCAACGGGAGCATCCGGGCGCGCGCGTCGTCGCGGTGGTGCACGCCGAGACATCGACCGGCGTCGAGAACGACATCGACCCGCTCCGCGCGCTGCAAGACACCGATACGCTGCTCCTCGTCGACACCGTCACGTCGCTCGGCGGCATCCCGGTGGAGGTCGACGGGTGGGGTATCGACGCGAGCTATTCCGGCACGCAGAAGTGCCTGGGCGTACCACCGGGGCTGTCGCCGCTCACCTTCTCCGACCGCGCCGTCGCACGGCTCCAGTCACGTGAGCACCCGCCGCAGTCGTGGTACCTCGATCTGTCGTTGATCGCCAACTACGTCGCGGGCGCGTCGCGCGTGTACCACCACACCGCGCCGGTCGTGACGATCTTCGCGTTGCACGCCGCGCTCGGTGCGCTGCTCGACGAAGGCCTCGAGGCCGCGTGGGCGCGGCACCGCGCCGTCGGCGCGCGGCTCCAAGCGCAGCTCCCCGAGCTCGGCTTCCGGCTCGTCGTGCCGGAGGGCCACCGGCTTCCCGAGCTCACCACCGCGTGGTTGCCCGACGGCGCCGACGACGCCACACTGCGCAAGGCGCTGCTCGAGACGTACGGGATCGAAGTGGGCGGCGGCCTCGGCGAGTTCGCGGGCAAGGCGTGGCGTATCGGGCTCATGGGCAACTCCGCGCGCGAGCGCTCCGTCACCACACTGCTCGGCGCGCTACGCGACCTACTCGCCTGA
- a CDS encoding septum formation initiator family protein has protein sequence MPERRKPKPAAKPATKPKPKPKPKARAKANREAGRRRAVVSAAIGSVVLVGLLFAFVYPTRTFLDQRDDTNRARAQLELLKSESAKLARETKRLKSDAEIERRARGYGLVRPGEQPFVIIPAATTLPPAETANPAP, from the coding sequence GTGCCTGAGCGCCGGAAGCCCAAACCGGCCGCAAAGCCCGCGACCAAGCCGAAGCCGAAGCCGAAGCCGAAGGCGAGGGCGAAGGCGAATCGGGAAGCGGGGCGCCGGCGCGCGGTCGTGAGCGCGGCGATCGGCAGCGTCGTGCTCGTGGGTCTGCTCTTCGCGTTCGTCTACCCGACGCGCACGTTCCTCGACCAACGTGACGACACCAACCGGGCTCGCGCCCAGCTCGAGCTGCTCAAGTCGGAGAGCGCGAAGCTCGCACGCGAAACGAAGCGGTTGAAGAGCGACGCCGAGATCGAGCGTCGCGCGCGTGGGTACGGGCTCGTGAGGCCGGGGGAGCAGCCGTTCGTGATCATTCCCGCGGCCACCACCTTGCCACCCGCGGAAACGGCGAATCCGGCCCCGTAG
- a CDS encoding pirin family protein yields the protein MPAVTVENPLVLPRIARPDLQTSVARPVGQVVPAHHAVEGAGFEVWRPFPGGVDLHLADPFLLLDQLGPVSYAPGEAKGAPWHPHRGFETVTYVLDGEISHHDSNGGGGTIAEGDTQWMTAGAGILHDELPSERALREGGPSHGVQLWVNLPAKLKFTPARYQAVTGDNLVLLSSPDGGALVRLIAGDLAGHPGPGSTHTPITYAHATISPGAELSVPWNPEFNALAYALVGQGYAGREGRPVSDHDLVAFGPGDALTLRAADRQDGPSSALEVLLLGGLPIHEPIAHYGPFVMNTRDEILEAIDDFNAGRMGTIPAIDVRG from the coding sequence ATGCCTGCTGTGACCGTCGAGAACCCGCTTGTCCTGCCGAGGATCGCTCGGCCCGACCTCCAGACCTCGGTTGCCCGACCCGTGGGGCAGGTCGTGCCCGCGCATCACGCGGTCGAGGGCGCCGGCTTCGAGGTGTGGCGCCCGTTCCCGGGAGGCGTCGACCTGCACCTCGCCGATCCGTTCCTGTTGCTGGATCAGCTCGGGCCGGTCTCGTACGCGCCGGGCGAGGCGAAGGGCGCGCCCTGGCACCCCCACCGTGGCTTCGAGACCGTCACCTACGTGCTCGACGGCGAGATCTCCCACCACGACTCGAACGGTGGTGGTGGGACGATCGCCGAGGGCGACACGCAGTGGATGACGGCCGGCGCCGGAATCCTCCACGACGAGCTGCCGAGTGAGCGCGCGCTGCGCGAAGGCGGACCGTCACACGGCGTGCAGCTCTGGGTGAACCTCCCCGCCAAGCTCAAGTTCACGCCGGCGCGGTACCAGGCGGTCACGGGTGACAACCTCGTGCTCCTGTCGTCGCCCGACGGTGGGGCGCTGGTTCGACTGATCGCCGGCGACCTCGCGGGTCATCCCGGCCCGGGCTCGACCCACACCCCGATCACCTACGCGCACGCCACCATCTCTCCCGGCGCCGAGCTGTCGGTGCCGTGGAACCCGGAGTTCAACGCGCTCGCGTACGCGCTGGTGGGTCAGGGATACGCCGGAAGGGAGGGGCGTCCCGTGAGCGACCACGATCTCGTGGCGTTCGGTCCCGGTGATGCGCTCACGTTGCGGGCGGCCGACCGTCAGGACGGTCCGTCGTCTGCCCTCGAGGTGCTGTTGCTCGGCGGGCTCCCGATCCACGAGCCCATCGCGCACTACGGCCCGTTCGTGATGAACACGCGCGACGAGATCCTCGAGGCGATCGACGACTTCAACGCCGGCCGCATGGGAACGATCCCCGCGATCGACGTCAGGGGCTGA
- a CDS encoding type II toxin-antitoxin system prevent-host-death family antitoxin: MRSVGIRELRQRASELLRLVQAGETFEVTDRGRPVALLTPLPDLSPLDRLRAAGEVSEAEGSLDDLPEPIEPVPGMPLPSEILARMRSDER; the protein is encoded by the coding sequence ATGCGATCCGTGGGGATCCGGGAGCTCCGGCAGCGGGCGAGCGAGCTCCTGCGGCTGGTGCAGGCCGGAGAGACGTTCGAAGTGACCGACCGTGGCCGGCCCGTCGCGCTGCTCACTCCGCTGCCCGACCTCTCGCCGCTCGACCGGCTGCGGGCTGCGGGCGAGGTGTCCGAGGCAGAAGGCTCGCTCGATGATTTGCCAGAGCCGATCGAGCCCGTGCCCGGTATGCCGCTTCCATCGGAGATTCTTGCTCGGATGCGGAGCGATGAGCGCTGA
- the eno gene encoding phosphopyruvate hydratase, with product MSTIVEVIGREVLDSRGNPTVEVGVELVSGARGRAIVPSGASTGAHEAVELRDGGERYGGKGVRTAVANVNGEIADLVVGLDATDQRLVDDELVTLDGTDGKSRLGANAILGVSLAVAKAAADELELPLYRYVGGANAHVLPVPFLNVLNGGAHADTNVDLQEFMLAPVGAASFGEGLRWGVETYHALKARLHERGLPTTLGDEGGFAPNLPSNEEALVLLLGAIEAAGYTPGDEVALAFDAAATEFYSDGRYVLAGEGAEYSSEEWADRLVTLCDRYPIVSIEDGMAEDDWDGWVALTQRLGGRVQLVGDDIFVTNVDRLRQGIERGVANSVLIKVNQIGTLSETLDAMRHASANGYTQMMSHRSGETEDTTIADLAVATNCGQIKSGAPARSSRVAKYNQLLRIEEELGPVAAYLGRAALAPRPGGA from the coding sequence GTGAGCACGATCGTCGAGGTCATCGGCCGCGAGGTACTCGACTCGCGCGGCAATCCCACGGTCGAGGTCGGGGTGGAGCTCGTCTCGGGCGCCCGGGGCCGCGCCATCGTGCCGAGCGGTGCCAGCACCGGTGCCCACGAGGCGGTCGAGCTCCGTGACGGCGGTGAGCGCTACGGCGGCAAGGGCGTGCGCACCGCGGTCGCCAACGTCAACGGCGAGATCGCCGACCTGGTGGTGGGCCTCGACGCCACCGACCAGCGGCTCGTCGACGACGAGCTCGTCACCCTCGACGGCACCGATGGCAAGTCGCGGCTCGGTGCGAACGCGATCCTCGGGGTGTCGCTCGCGGTGGCGAAGGCCGCGGCCGACGAGCTGGAGCTCCCGCTCTACCGCTACGTCGGCGGCGCCAACGCGCACGTGCTGCCCGTGCCGTTCCTCAACGTGTTGAACGGCGGCGCGCACGCCGACACCAACGTCGACCTCCAGGAGTTCATGCTCGCGCCCGTCGGCGCCGCGAGCTTCGGCGAGGGGCTGCGCTGGGGCGTCGAGACCTACCACGCGCTCAAGGCGCGTCTCCACGAGCGCGGACTCCCCACCACGCTCGGCGACGAAGGCGGCTTCGCGCCGAACCTGCCGTCGAACGAAGAGGCGCTCGTGCTGTTGCTCGGCGCGATCGAAGCTGCGGGCTACACGCCGGGCGACGAGGTCGCGCTCGCGTTCGACGCCGCGGCCACCGAGTTCTATTCAGACGGCCGGTACGTGCTCGCGGGCGAGGGCGCCGAGTACTCGTCGGAGGAGTGGGCCGATCGGCTCGTCACCTTGTGCGACCGCTACCCGATCGTGTCGATCGAGGACGGCATGGCCGAGGACGACTGGGACGGCTGGGTTGCGCTCACGCAACGCCTCGGCGGACGCGTGCAGCTCGTGGGCGACGACATCTTCGTCACCAACGTCGACCGTCTTCGCCAGGGCATCGAGCGCGGCGTGGCCAACTCGGTGCTGATCAAGGTGAACCAGATCGGCACGCTGTCGGAGACGCTCGACGCGATGCGCCACGCGAGCGCGAACGGGTACACGCAGATGATGTCGCACCGCAGCGGCGAGACCGAAGACACCACGATCGCAGACCTCGCGGTGGCAACGAATTGCGGGCAGATCAAGAGCGGTGCGCCCGCGCGCAGCTCGCGGGTCGCGAAGTACAACCAGTTGCTCCGGATCGAGGAGGAGCTCGGTCCGGTCGCGGCGTACCTCGGGCGCGCGGCGTTGGCTCCGAGGCCCGGCGGTGCCTGA
- a CDS encoding Ppx/GppA phosphatase family protein, with translation MSRLGAVDIGTNSVRLLVAEVDGTGGDAKLRTLDRRMRITRLGQGVDRARALAPDAIARTVDVLREYRTALDEHHVDGVRATATSAARDASNRDDFFTAALDALGVTPELLSGQEEAALSFLGATAELDAPAPYLVVDIGGGSTEFVFGTHEPTGLVSLDIGCVRITEQFLTSDPPAPEELANAVGSARDLVADVPRVVPGAAEAATLVGLAGTITTVAAIEQGLPEYDPERIHHFHLTRAAAEDVFRTLATESAAQRAHNPGLEPGRVDVIVGGVIVLVSILRVLGFDEVLVSEADILDGIVRSLS, from the coding sequence GTGAGCCGGCTCGGGGCGGTCGACATCGGGACGAACTCGGTGCGGTTGCTCGTCGCGGAGGTCGACGGCACGGGCGGCGACGCGAAGCTGCGCACGCTCGACCGGCGGATGCGCATCACCCGGCTCGGCCAGGGCGTCGATCGCGCCCGTGCGCTCGCGCCCGACGCGATCGCACGCACCGTCGACGTGTTGCGCGAGTACCGCACCGCGCTCGACGAGCACCACGTGGACGGCGTACGCGCGACGGCCACGAGCGCGGCGCGGGACGCGAGCAACCGCGACGACTTCTTCACCGCCGCGCTCGATGCCCTCGGTGTGACCCCCGAGCTCCTTTCGGGCCAGGAGGAGGCGGCGCTCTCGTTCCTCGGTGCCACCGCCGAGCTCGACGCGCCGGCGCCGTACCTCGTCGTCGACATCGGTGGTGGTTCTACCGAGTTCGTGTTCGGCACCCACGAGCCCACCGGGCTGGTGTCGCTCGACATCGGGTGCGTGCGGATCACCGAGCAGTTCCTCACGTCGGACCCGCCCGCGCCCGAGGAGCTGGCGAACGCGGTGGGCAGCGCGCGCGACCTCGTGGCCGACGTCCCGCGCGTCGTTCCGGGTGCGGCGGAGGCCGCCACCCTCGTGGGGCTCGCCGGCACCATCACCACCGTCGCCGCGATCGAGCAGGGCCTTCCCGAGTACGACCCCGAGCGCATCCACCACTTTCATCTCACGCGCGCGGCCGCCGAGGACGTGTTCCGGACTCTTGCGACCGAGAGCGCCGCGCAGCGCGCCCACAATCCCGGCCTCGAGCCCGGTCGTGTCGACGTGATCGTCGGCGGCGTGATCGTGCTCGTGAGCATCCTGCGCGTGCTCGGCTTCGACGAGGTGCTCGTGTCGGAAGCCGACATCCTCGACGGCATCGTTCGCAGCCTCAGCTGA
- a CDS encoding aminoglycoside phosphotransferase family protein, translated as MDAEVPFPELSRDELTAIVSRHGLDVDLATIERLPSTGIINSVYALGSGYVLRVPRAIDEGLRDTRTESVAVPIVHAAGVRTPALVAFDDSGDLLDVAYTVYERVPGTSFGFSSSVDASSAGVLRSLGRELAVLHQRVEECPDPNGWLDQPGREDAPEGFLEEVRAGGYVNDDLHAWLRSLMVRLVPAVQDARGYRRFLHDDVSPANVMVDHGSFAALIDWGDAGWGDPALEFCCLPTRAVPRVLAGYREVAPLDGDETAEARILYDHVMTACYYATRTVNSEAQNWGRPPVGRFVELLAFATEQPEEWARWVACAGALR; from the coding sequence GTGGACGCAGAGGTTCCCTTCCCCGAGTTGTCGCGCGACGAGCTGACGGCGATCGTTTCGCGGCACGGCCTGGATGTCGACCTCGCGACGATCGAGCGTTTGCCGTCGACCGGGATCATCAACTCGGTGTACGCGCTCGGGTCGGGTTACGTGCTGCGGGTGCCGCGCGCGATCGACGAGGGCTTGCGCGACACGCGCACCGAGTCGGTTGCGGTGCCGATCGTGCACGCGGCGGGCGTGCGGACACCTGCACTGGTCGCATTCGACGACTCGGGTGACCTGCTCGACGTCGCATACACGGTGTACGAGCGCGTCCCGGGTACGAGCTTCGGCTTTTCGTCGTCGGTCGACGCGTCGAGTGCAGGCGTGCTGCGCTCGCTCGGCCGCGAGTTGGCCGTCCTCCACCAGCGCGTCGAGGAGTGCCCGGATCCGAACGGCTGGCTCGACCAGCCGGGCCGCGAAGACGCTCCGGAAGGGTTCCTCGAGGAAGTTCGCGCGGGCGGCTATGTGAACGACGACCTCCATGCGTGGCTGCGGTCGTTGATGGTGCGGCTCGTGCCGGCGGTGCAGGACGCGCGTGGCTACCGACGGTTCCTGCACGACGACGTAAGCCCCGCCAACGTCATGGTCGACCACGGCAGCTTCGCCGCGCTCATCGACTGGGGCGACGCGGGGTGGGGCGATCCGGCGCTCGAGTTCTGCTGCCTCCCTACCCGCGCGGTGCCACGGGTGTTGGCCGGCTACCGCGAGGTCGCACCACTCGACGGCGACGAGACTGCCGAAGCGCGCATCCTCTACGACCACGTCATGACCGCGTGCTACTACGCGACCCGGACGGTCAATTCCGAGGCGCAGAACTGGGGTCGGCCACCCGTCGGCCGCTTCGTCGAGCTGCTCGCGTTCGCGACCGAGCAGCCCGAGGAGTGGGCGCGGTGGGTCGCGTGTGCCGGCGCGCTCAGGTGA
- a CDS encoding DUF501 domain-containing protein, whose protein sequence is MVASPDDVAALTALLGRPPNAEFEVVVRGTTGEPIVIRNAPLTRDGTPMPTRYWLVDRDLSAAVSRLESAGGVRAAETAVDPDALRAAHDAYAAERDATLPPGYAGPRPHGGVGGTRKGVKCLHAHYASFLVDGTDPVGAWVASHLQPASPVGAICPLLTQERKDGR, encoded by the coding sequence ATGGTCGCCTCTCCCGACGACGTCGCCGCGCTCACCGCGCTACTCGGCCGTCCACCGAATGCGGAGTTCGAGGTCGTGGTGCGCGGTACCACGGGCGAGCCGATCGTCATCCGCAACGCGCCGCTCACCCGTGACGGCACGCCGATGCCCACGCGCTACTGGCTCGTCGACCGCGACCTCTCGGCGGCGGTGTCGCGGCTCGAGTCCGCGGGTGGTGTGCGCGCCGCCGAGACGGCCGTCGATCCCGACGCGCTGCGGGCCGCGCACGACGCCTACGCGGCCGAACGTGACGCCACGCTCCCACCCGGTTATGCGGGCCCCCGCCCCCACGGTGGCGTGGGCGGCACCCGCAAGGGCGTGAAGTGTCTGCACGCCCACTACGCGTCGTTCCTCGTCGACGGCACCGACCCCGTCGGCGCGTGGGTTGCCTCCCACCTCCAACCTGCGTCACCTGTGGGCGCTATATGCCCTCTGCTGACGCAAGAACGCAAGGATGGACGGTGA
- the mazG gene encoding nucleoside triphosphate pyrophosphohydrolase, producing MGRLIVVGLGPAGTGYLLPAAREALESATVRFVRTRRHPAVAELEAVGITFTSFDDVYDAAPDLESAYTRMVDALVEATSRQGVVYAVPGNPAVAERTVVLLRERGVDLDVVPGLSFADLAWARLGVDPMAREARVVDARVIDDVELSGPVLIGQCDHVLVLSDVKLALLEHLDPETPITVLQRLGLAEERVERVPLVELDRVIEPDHLTSLFVDVDTSAVGAAHEVARLLQLTKRLRDPEGCPWDAEQTHQSLTRYLLEESYEVVEVVDALPDPAAYTALADELGDLLYQVVFHAVIAEETDEFTMVDVARGIHDKLVRRHPHVFGDVVADESADVVRNWEQIKKAELGSTSIVEGIPPGLPSLLYTHKLFSKAASVGLDPGALDEALDRVDTAVARLRADDSTVERDLAQILAAAVVVARAGGIDAESALRGWAARYRGRFEAMERLAVDRNLDLAALDEAGVAALWLEAAAPA from the coding sequence GTGGGCCGCCTGATCGTCGTCGGGCTCGGTCCCGCGGGGACGGGCTACCTGCTCCCGGCTGCTCGGGAAGCGCTCGAATCGGCGACGGTCCGCTTCGTGCGCACCCGCCGTCATCCGGCGGTTGCAGAGCTGGAGGCCGTCGGCATCACCTTCACGTCGTTCGACGACGTCTACGACGCCGCGCCCGACCTGGAGTCGGCGTACACGCGTATGGTCGACGCGCTCGTCGAGGCGACGTCGCGACAGGGCGTCGTGTACGCGGTCCCCGGGAACCCTGCCGTCGCGGAGCGAACTGTTGTGCTGCTGCGCGAGCGCGGCGTGGACCTCGACGTCGTTCCGGGGCTGTCGTTCGCGGACCTCGCGTGGGCGCGGCTCGGCGTCGACCCGATGGCGCGCGAGGCGCGCGTCGTCGACGCTCGCGTGATCGATGACGTCGAGCTCTCGGGTCCCGTGCTCATCGGACAGTGCGACCACGTGCTCGTGCTCTCGGACGTGAAGCTCGCGCTCCTCGAACACCTCGATCCGGAAACGCCGATAACCGTGCTCCAGCGTCTCGGCCTCGCCGAGGAACGCGTCGAGCGGGTTCCACTCGTCGAGCTCGACCGGGTCATCGAGCCCGATCACCTGACCTCACTGTTCGTCGACGTGGACACGAGCGCAGTCGGCGCTGCGCACGAGGTCGCCCGCTTGCTGCAACTCACGAAGCGCCTGCGTGATCCGGAGGGTTGTCCGTGGGACGCGGAGCAGACCCACCAGTCGCTCACCCGCTACCTGCTCGAGGAGTCGTACGAGGTCGTGGAGGTGGTCGACGCGCTCCCGGATCCCGCCGCGTACACCGCGCTGGCCGACGAACTCGGCGACCTCCTCTACCAGGTCGTGTTCCATGCGGTGATCGCGGAAGAGACCGACGAGTTCACCATGGTCGACGTCGCGCGCGGCATCCACGACAAGCTCGTGCGCCGGCACCCGCACGTGTTCGGCGACGTCGTCGCCGACGAGTCGGCAGATGTCGTGCGCAATTGGGAACAGATCAAGAAGGCCGAGTTGGGCAGCACGTCGATCGTCGAGGGAATCCCTCCGGGGCTGCCCTCGCTCCTCTACACGCACAAGCTCTTCAGCAAGGCCGCGTCGGTCGGCCTCGATCCGGGCGCCCTCGACGAGGCGCTCGACCGCGTCGACACCGCGGTCGCACGCTTGCGCGCCGACGACAGCACCGTCGAGCGCGATCTGGCGCAGATCCTCGCGGCGGCGGTCGTGGTCGCGCGCGCCGGCGGTATCGACGCCGAGTCGGCGCTGCGCGGTTGGGCGGCGCGCTACCGCGGGCGCTTCGAGGCGATGGAACGGCTCGCCGTCGACCGCAACCTCGATCTCGCCGCGCTCGACGAAGCCGGCGTTGCCGCCCTCTGGTTGGAGGCCGCCGCCCCGGCCTGA
- a CDS encoding GNAT family N-acetyltransferase: MQIAPARLVPSMFRVRPGFEEVDYDERVHEVRRTGAEWFVAWEDDEEAIGWVIVEWSGTSRQPGYPNLRDLFVRADRRNDGIGTALIAHIEALAVDRTCRQIGLALNPTLNPRAHALYVRLGYVYDGGEAYLDGVYGGAEDWVIDLHKNLMHDREELRPFVRDGKLVIPKKHTKRLVLLDLLAQEFEPGRHYAEQEVNERLRAHSGDFVTLRRYLVDEGYLDRQAGEYWRAGGSVT; encoded by the coding sequence GTGCAGATCGCGCCCGCGCGGTTGGTCCCGTCGATGTTCCGGGTTCGGCCTGGGTTCGAGGAAGTCGACTACGACGAGCGGGTACACGAGGTTCGCCGAACCGGTGCGGAGTGGTTCGTCGCCTGGGAAGACGACGAGGAAGCGATCGGTTGGGTGATCGTCGAGTGGAGCGGGACCTCGAGGCAGCCCGGCTACCCGAACCTCCGCGACCTCTTCGTGCGCGCCGACCGGCGCAACGATGGCATCGGCACGGCGCTGATCGCACATATCGAGGCGCTCGCGGTCGACCGTACGTGCCGCCAGATTGGTCTCGCGCTGAATCCGACACTGAATCCCCGGGCGCATGCGCTCTACGTACGTCTCGGCTACGTGTACGACGGTGGCGAGGCATACCTCGACGGCGTCTACGGTGGCGCCGAGGATTGGGTGATCGACCTCCACAAGAACCTGATGCACGACAGGGAAGAGCTCCGGCCGTTCGTGCGTGACGGGAAGCTCGTGATCCCCAAGAAGCACACCAAGCGGCTCGTGCTCCTCGACCTGCTCGCCCAGGAGTTCGAGCCGGGTCGTCACTACGCGGAGCAAGAGGTGAACGAGCGGCTGCGCGCGCACTCCGGCGACTTCGTGACGCTGCGCCGCTACCTCGTCGACGAGGGCTACCTCGACCGGCAGGCCGGCGAGTACTGGCGCGCCGGCGGTTCGGTCACCTGA